One segment of Phycisphaerales bacterium DNA contains the following:
- a CDS encoding exonuclease domain-containing protein codes for MDQADPTIRVTIIDTETTGISRDDEVIEVGLVQLEVSSSSGQVLNISEQYSGLREPNCPMHPAAAQTHGISLTELRGKQLDENRIVTLIEASEVLIAHNAGFDRSMLKRTLPQAAHGRWLCSVRGIKWRAKGFASARLDHLLGVHRISRARSHRALDDALALGTLLSHHDQVTGRPYMSELLASTPLRGQSKPRSKTPMAGSPMLIELKRRLKAEASTPSQ; via the coding sequence ATGGATCAAGCTGATCCAACAATACGCGTCACAATCATTGACACCGAGACCACTGGCATCAGTCGTGACGATGAAGTCATCGAGGTCGGCTTAGTCCAGCTTGAAGTTTCATCGTCCAGCGGCCAGGTACTCAATATCAGTGAACAGTACAGCGGCCTTCGTGAGCCGAACTGTCCCATGCATCCAGCGGCAGCTCAAACACACGGCATCTCGCTCACTGAATTACGTGGGAAGCAGCTCGATGAAAATCGTATCGTCACCTTGATCGAAGCGAGCGAAGTACTGATTGCGCATAATGCAGGATTCGATCGCAGCATGCTCAAACGCACACTGCCCCAAGCAGCTCACGGCCGATGGCTCTGCTCTGTGCGAGGCATCAAATGGCGAGCCAAGGGATTTGCATCAGCTCGGCTTGATCATCTTCTAGGGGTTCACCGGATTAGTCGGGCCCGATCTCATCGAGCGCTCGATGATGCCCTCGCTCTGGGAACGCTCTTGTCCCATCACGATCAAGTGACTGGCCGCCCGTATATGTCTGAGCTACTCGCCTCCACACCGCTGAGGGGTCAGAGCAAGCCTCGGTCAAAAACGCCCATGGCGGGATCTCCGATGCTCATTGAGCTTAAACGACGCCTTAAGGCTGAAGCCAGTACTCCCAGCCAGTAA
- a CDS encoding SDR family NAD(P)-dependent oxidoreductase → MTEKKRLLITGCNRGLGHGIATVAIEQGYEVIALGRTEPKDLMNGNSLKFTHVDFGELDSIATSTRTALRTIDHIDLVVLNAGILGKLAHMSEVDTSDLKQTMNVNVWSNKILLNTLFDLPIRINSVLAISSGAAVGGHSGWAGYALSKATFVMLIKLFANEHPDTHFLSLAPGLIDTSMQSTIRDLDQDQAFPSFGRLRAAYGTPNMPNPEDAARHIFHMLTGPMGQLPSGDFADIRDPNLEF, encoded by the coding sequence ATGACAGAAAAAAAGCGGCTACTGATTACTGGTTGCAACCGTGGGCTAGGCCATGGCATTGCGACAGTTGCTATTGAACAAGGATATGAGGTGATCGCACTGGGGCGAACCGAGCCGAAGGATCTCATGAACGGCAACAGCCTAAAGTTTACCCATGTTGATTTCGGGGAACTTGATTCCATCGCAACAAGCACACGAACCGCGCTTCGTACAATTGATCATATTGATTTGGTTGTTCTAAATGCTGGGATTCTGGGTAAGCTTGCTCATATGTCAGAGGTCGATACTTCAGATCTTAAACAGACAATGAACGTGAATGTTTGGTCGAACAAGATCCTTCTTAACACCTTGTTTGATTTACCAATTCGTATCAACTCTGTACTTGCTATTTCATCAGGTGCTGCAGTCGGTGGGCACAGTGGCTGGGCTGGATATGCACTTTCTAAGGCAACCTTTGTCATGCTGATTAAGCTCTTTGCGAATGAGCATCCAGACACGCATTTCTTGTCACTCGCCCCCGGCTTGATTGATACCAGTATGCAATCGACGATTCGGGATCTTGACCAAGATCAGGCCTTCCCCAGTTTTGGGAGACTTCGTGCCGCCTATGGAACCCCCAATATGCCAAATCCTGAAGATGCTGCCAGGCATATATTCCATATGCTCACTGGACCGATGGGTCAGCTGCCGAGCGGCGACTTTGCCGATATCAGAGATCCAAACTTAGAGTTCTGA
- a CDS encoding MFS transporter translates to MSHQKKPTKHHHAKIAELHALAEHHRGSMRAWLFWFIGALFYFFEFFLRDMGSTIEAELQGEFKATSADMSFTWAMYLWAYAPMQLVVGGLLDRYGSKYLLPIACILCAIGCLLMGLAHDLTTLGFARAFIGVGSAFAFVGAIYVCSVWFSPARMGLLVGMTVALGSVGGIIAQTPMVFFQDEIGWRNVAFVCACLSTVIAVLIYVIIPRRPEWFTVLFLQGPHSFRELFVGLRKVALNPQIWMIGLVAGALWLPISVLASLWGTSFLINLLDITPKVAASGMVAFFIGFIIGGPCAGFISDKIHRRRMPAQIGIIGSAISVIAIIFFGVNLMVIGTFAVLFVLGIFAGTQVIQFAHAIEVCPGRFRATAVAFTNFIVMMLGAFMMWGFGELLSAVSTNTDQLPPLSATAISYDTAMAASWSLAPNTDLWRVSEIWSAVSGSANGADSQLTKIPISSWKIAMLLIPVCLGIALVISFFIRETHGHSQEDQSDSDSQATAKPVLHHATPRQAE, encoded by the coding sequence ATGTCGCACCAAAAAAAACCAACCAAGCACCACCACGCGAAAATTGCAGAGCTTCATGCGCTTGCAGAGCATCACCGTGGCTCAATGCGCGCTTGGCTTTTCTGGTTTATTGGCGCGCTTTTTTACTTCTTCGAGTTCTTCTTGCGTGACATGGGGAGCACGATTGAAGCGGAACTCCAAGGAGAATTTAAGGCAACCTCAGCAGATATGAGCTTTACTTGGGCAATGTACTTATGGGCGTACGCACCCATGCAGCTTGTTGTTGGCGGCTTGCTTGATCGATATGGCTCAAAGTACCTGCTGCCGATAGCCTGCATTTTATGTGCCATTGGCTGCCTCCTCATGGGCCTCGCTCATGATCTCACAACACTCGGTTTTGCTCGTGCCTTCATTGGCGTGGGATCCGCCTTCGCATTTGTTGGTGCCATCTATGTCTGCAGTGTTTGGTTCTCACCTGCGAGAATGGGTCTCTTGGTGGGCATGACTGTGGCACTTGGAAGTGTTGGTGGAATTATTGCCCAAACCCCAATGGTATTTTTCCAAGATGAGATTGGATGGCGAAACGTCGCCTTTGTCTGCGCCTGCCTCTCAACGGTGATAGCAGTCCTCATCTATGTGATCATTCCGCGAAGGCCTGAGTGGTTCACTGTATTGTTCCTGCAAGGACCACATAGTTTTCGTGAGTTATTCGTCGGCTTACGTAAAGTAGCTTTGAATCCTCAAATCTGGATGATTGGCCTCGTTGCTGGTGCACTTTGGCTACCGATCTCAGTGCTAGCCTCCCTTTGGGGAACTTCGTTCCTGATCAATCTACTTGACATTACACCCAAAGTTGCCGCCAGCGGCATGGTTGCATTCTTTATTGGTTTCATTATTGGTGGCCCTTGCGCTGGATTCATATCTGACAAAATACACCGCCGCCGTATGCCTGCTCAGATTGGAATTATTGGCTCAGCAATTAGCGTCATCGCTATTATCTTCTTTGGTGTCAATTTGATGGTCATCGGCACCTTTGCAGTGCTCTTTGTACTAGGCATATTTGCTGGCACACAGGTCATCCAATTCGCACATGCGATAGAAGTTTGCCCTGGTCGCTTCCGTGCAACTGCAGTCGCATTCACTAACTTTATTGTCATGATGCTTGGCGCCTTCATGATGTGGGGCTTTGGCGAACTACTGAGCGCCGTTTCAACGAACACCGATCAGCTTCCACCACTGAGTGCAACGGCCATTTCCTATGACACAGCCATGGCTGCAAGCTGGTCGCTGGCGCCAAATACAGATCTCTGGCGTGTCAGTGAAATCTGGAGCGCTGTCTCGGGCTCAGCAAACGGTGCAGACTCACAGTTGACGAAGATACCCATCAGTAGCTGGAAGATCGCAATGCTTTTGATTCCAGTGTGCCTAGGAATTGCACTGGTCATCTCATTTTTCATTCGAGAAACCCATGGTCATTCCCAGGAAGATCAGTCAGACAGCGACAGCCAAGCCACCGCGAAACCCGTGTTACACCATGCAACACCCCGCCAAGCGGAATAG
- the ppk1 gene encoding polyphosphate kinase 1, with protein MDSYQDAANPKAVRDARQETAANLEHNKSLDSPDLYLGRDLSWLRFNERVLAEAVDASTPLLERLKFLSISLSNLNEFFMKRMALLRKRLETDVDRVSHDGLTVREQIEAVRPIIEQLQRNQERCWSEQLRPKLVSEGIHLISYEQLEIGERNRVSTWCHANVFPILTPLAVDPGHRFPFISNLSHNLGVLLSQSGRSERLFARLKVPDSLPRLIAIRSDGQIGEIKDFKEARLITIEEVIQHNLSLVFPGLEVADIMSFRVTRGVGLDMGDDEVEDLLESVEASLRIRRLAEPVRLETRSHPSDSIMKLLQEELELENSDVYIYDGPSEETLGELYSIDRPDLKENQWRPTLPPRLRSEDDNIFATIRERDILVNHPYESFTASIERFIAAAASDPHVLAIKQTLYRTSADSPFIDSLIKAAQDGKQVACLVELRARFDEDKNVHLARHLEKNGVHVAYGVVGLKIHSKCSLVVRREQDGLQCYAHVGTGNYHPGTAQLYTDLGLLTCDAKITDDIVSIFNYLTGRSLNRHYQKILVAPVTMRHEFYELIDAEIAHAKAGRPARIIAKMNQLEDMGIIRRLYEASQAGVKITLIVRGFCCLRAGIPGVSENIQVLSIIGRFLEHTRIFHFSNGQKAPLDGHWFIGSADWMSRNLTNRVEIITPVEDQAARQRLLRILEVSAADRRDSWEMQDDGVYKKRTPADEHQDRTLGAIGSFEVLCEDALAATNASKRMPEDKITSNPAKHPRA; from the coding sequence ATGGACTCATATCAAGATGCTGCCAACCCAAAAGCGGTCCGAGATGCTCGCCAAGAGACCGCTGCAAATCTGGAGCATAACAAATCGCTAGACAGTCCAGATTTATATCTCGGACGTGATCTCTCTTGGCTTCGATTTAATGAGCGAGTGCTCGCTGAGGCAGTCGACGCTTCAACACCATTACTTGAGCGCCTCAAATTTCTTTCTATCAGTTTATCAAACCTCAATGAGTTTTTTATGAAGCGAATGGCGCTTTTGAGAAAACGGCTTGAGACAGATGTAGATCGTGTCTCTCATGACGGCCTTACCGTTCGGGAACAAATTGAAGCTGTCAGGCCAATCATTGAGCAACTCCAACGAAATCAAGAACGGTGTTGGTCTGAACAACTTCGACCAAAGTTAGTTAGCGAAGGAATACACCTGATCTCTTATGAGCAGCTTGAGATAGGTGAGCGCAACCGTGTGAGCACCTGGTGCCATGCCAACGTCTTCCCCATTCTCACGCCACTCGCTGTCGATCCGGGACACCGATTCCCTTTCATTTCAAATCTCTCACATAATCTTGGCGTGCTTCTATCCCAGTCTGGACGTAGTGAAAGACTCTTCGCTCGACTGAAGGTTCCCGATTCACTACCCCGCTTGATCGCTATTCGTAGTGATGGACAAATCGGCGAAATCAAGGATTTCAAAGAAGCACGACTGATTACTATCGAAGAGGTTATTCAACACAATCTATCACTTGTTTTCCCAGGTCTTGAGGTTGCAGACATCATGTCTTTCCGCGTCACCCGTGGGGTTGGCCTCGATATGGGTGATGATGAGGTTGAAGATCTTCTTGAATCAGTTGAGGCTTCACTGCGCATTCGGCGATTGGCAGAGCCTGTCCGACTTGAAACGAGATCCCATCCGTCAGACTCAATCATGAAGCTCCTTCAAGAGGAGCTTGAACTTGAGAATAGTGATGTCTACATCTATGACGGACCATCCGAAGAGACACTAGGCGAACTGTATTCCATCGATCGCCCGGACCTAAAGGAAAATCAGTGGCGCCCCACGCTACCACCACGGCTCAGAAGTGAGGACGACAATATCTTTGCCACTATTCGTGAGCGAGACATTCTGGTCAACCATCCGTACGAGTCGTTTACTGCATCCATTGAACGCTTCATTGCGGCAGCAGCCAGTGACCCGCATGTATTAGCTATTAAACAGACACTCTATCGAACCTCCGCTGACTCACCATTTATAGATAGTTTGATTAAAGCTGCGCAAGATGGAAAACAAGTTGCATGCTTGGTTGAACTAAGGGCTCGGTTTGATGAAGACAAGAATGTTCATCTTGCGAGACATCTTGAAAAGAACGGTGTTCATGTTGCATACGGTGTCGTGGGCCTAAAAATCCACAGTAAGTGTTCATTGGTTGTACGCCGAGAACAAGATGGACTTCAGTGCTACGCGCATGTTGGCACAGGGAACTACCACCCAGGTACTGCCCAGCTTTATACCGATCTTGGACTTCTGACATGTGATGCTAAAATCACGGATGATATTGTCAGTATTTTTAACTACTTAACTGGAAGATCCCTGAACCGGCATTACCAAAAGATCCTCGTTGCACCAGTCACGATGCGACATGAATTCTATGAACTCATTGATGCCGAAATTGCTCATGCGAAGGCTGGGCGACCAGCTCGAATCATTGCAAAGATGAACCAATTAGAAGACATGGGGATCATTAGACGGCTTTATGAGGCATCACAAGCTGGCGTTAAGATCACTTTGATTGTTCGAGGATTCTGCTGCCTACGAGCTGGAATTCCGGGCGTATCCGAGAACATCCAGGTACTCTCAATTATTGGCCGCTTCTTAGAGCACACCAGAATTTTTCACTTCAGCAATGGCCAAAAGGCACCATTGGATGGTCACTGGTTCATCGGCTCGGCTGACTGGATGTCACGCAACCTAACCAACCGAGTTGAGATCATCACCCCGGTTGAAGACCAGGCCGCACGCCAACGTCTTCTACGCATTCTTGAGGTCTCAGCAGCCGATCGCCGTGACTCATGGGAAATGCAGGATGACGGCGTCTATAAGAAACGAACCCCAGCTGACGAGCATCAGGATAGAACGCTTGGAGCAATTGGATCCTTCGAAGTATTATGCGAAGATGCCCTGGCGGCGACAAATGCATCCAAGCGAATGCCTGAAGATAAAATAACATCTAATCCAGCCAAACACCCAAGGGCATAA